The following proteins are encoded in a genomic region of Aptenodytes patagonicus chromosome 13, bAptPat1.pri.cur, whole genome shotgun sequence:
- the NT5M gene encoding 5'(3')-deoxyribonucleotidase, mitochondrial: MILLSSFLHLRPRRCGPFAGLGRGAGPAAGSRRALRVLVDMDGVLADFEGGFLKKFRARYPDKPYVALEDRRGFWVSEQYGRLGPELSEKAISIWESKNFFIELDPLPGAVEAVKQMANLADTDVFICTSPIKKYRYCPYEKYAWVEKHFGPEFLERIVLTRDKTVVSADLLIDDRPDITGAELNPSWEHVLFTACHNKHLQLKPPSRRLQSWTDDWKAILDSKRLPPGQAA; encoded by the exons ATGATTTTGCTGAGCAGCTTCTTGCACCTGCGGCCTCGGCGCTGCGGCCCCTTCGCAGGCCTGGGCAGGGGggccggccccgcagcggggtCCCGCAGGGCTCTGCGGGTGCTGGTGGACATGGACGGGGTGCTGGCCGACTTCGAGGGAGGCTTCCTCAAGAAGTTCAGGGCCAGGTACCCCGACAAGCCCTACGTTGCCCTGGAGGACCGGAGGGGCTTTTGGGTGTCGGAGCAATACGGGCGCCTGGGACCCGAGCTGAGT GAGAAAGCCATCAGCATCTGGGAATCCAAGAACTTCTTCATCGAGCTGGACCCACTCCCCGGGGCTGTGGAAGCTGTGAAGCAAATGGCAAATTTGGCAGA CACCGACGTGTTCATCTGCACAAGCCCGATCAAGAAGTACCGCTACTGCCCTTACGAGAAG TACGCCTGGGTGGAGAAGCACTTTGGCCCCGAGTTTCTCGAGCGGATCGTTTTGACGCGAGATAAGACGGTGGTTTCTGCTGACCTGCTTATAGACGACAGACCTGATATAACAG GGGCCGAGCTGAACCCCAGCTGGGAGCACGTGCTTTTCACGGCCTGCCACAACAAGCACCTACAGCTGAAGCCCCCCAGCCGTAGGCTGCAGTCTTGGACCGATGACTGGAAGGCCATTCTGGACAGCAAACGCCTGCCGCCCGGCCAGGCCGCCTAA
- the COPS3 gene encoding COP9 signalosome complex subunit 3 isoform X1, with protein sequence MASALEQFVNSVRQLSAQGQMTQLCELINKSGELLAKNLSHLDTVLGALDVQEHSLGVLAVLFVKFSMPSIPDFETLFSQVQLFISTCNGEHIRYATDTFAGLCHQLTNALVERKQPLRGISILRQAIDKMQMNTNQLTSIHADLCQLCLLAKCFKPALPYLDVDMMDICKENGAYDAKHFLCYYYYGGMIYTGLKNFERALYFYEQAITTPAMAVSHIMLESYKKYILVSLILLGKVQQLPKYTSQIVGRFIKPLSNAYHELAQVYSTNKPSELRNLVNKHSETFTRDNNMGLVKQCLSSLYKKNIQRLTKTFLTLSLQDMASRVQLSGPQEAEKYVLHMIEDGEIFASINQKDGMVCFHDNPEKYNNPAMLHNIDQEMLKCIELDERLKAMDQEITVNPQFVQKSMGSQEDDSGTKPSSYS encoded by the exons ATGGCGTCGGCCCTGGAGCAGTTCGTCAACAGCGTCCGGCAGCTCTCGGCCCAAG GGCAAATGACCCAGCTTTGTGAACTGATCAATAAAAGCGGAGAACTACTAGCAAAAAATCTTTCCCATCTGGATACAGTGCTTGGTGCCCTGGATGTGCAGGAACACTCGTTAGGCGTTCTTGCTGTCTT gtttGTGAAGTTTTCTATGCCCAGCATCCCTGACTTCGAAACATTATTCTCACAGGTGCAGCTTTTTATCAGCACTTGTAATGGGGAACACATTAGATATGCAACAGACACTT TTGCTGGCCTGTGCCACCAGTTAACAAATGCCCTTGTGGAGAGAAAACAG CCCCTGCGAGGAATTAGCATTCTCAGACAAGCCATAGACAAGATGCAGATGAACACAAACCAGCTGACCTCAATACACGCAGATCTCTGCCAG CTCTGTTTGTTAGCAAAATGCTTTAAACCTGCCCTCCCGTATCTAGATGTGGACATGATGGATATTTGTAAAGAGAATGGGGCATATGATGCGAAGCACTTTTTATGTTACTACTACTATGGTGGGATGATATACACTGGGCTAAAGAACTTTGAAAGAGCACTCTACTTTTATGAACAG GCAATAACTACTCCAGCCATGGCAGTCAGTCATATTATGTTGGAATCATATAAAAAGTATATTCTAGTTTCTTTGATACTACTTGGCAAAGTTCAGCAGCTACCAAAATACACTTCCCAGATAGTTGGTAGATTCATTAAG CCCCTTAGCAATGCTTACCATGAATTAGCGCAAGTTTATTCAACCAATAAACCCTCGGAGCTTCGGAATCTGGTGAACAAACACAGTGAAACATTCACAAGGGATAACAATATGGGGCTGGTTAAGCAATGCTTGTCATCTCTCTACAAAAAGAATATTCAGAGGCTAACCAAG acatttttaacATTGTCATTACAAGACATGGCAAGTCGAGTGCAGTTGTCGGGGCCCCAAGAAGCAGAAAAGTACGTCCTCCACATG ATAGAAGATGGTGAAATCTTTGCAAGTATTAATCAGAAAGATGGTATGGTCTGTTTCCATGATAATCCTGAAAAATATAACAATCCAGCTATGCTTCATAACATTGATCAGGAG atgctgAAATGTATAGAGCTTGATGAACGACTGAAAGCCATGGATCAAGAGATCACTGTGAACCCTCAGTTTGTGCAGAAG AGTATGGGCTCTCAAGAAGATGACTCAGGGACCAAACCATCCAGTTATTCCTGA
- the COPS3 gene encoding COP9 signalosome complex subunit 3 isoform X2, whose translation MTQLCELINKSGELLAKNLSHLDTVLGALDVQEHSLGVLAVLFVKFSMPSIPDFETLFSQVQLFISTCNGEHIRYATDTFAGLCHQLTNALVERKQPLRGISILRQAIDKMQMNTNQLTSIHADLCQLCLLAKCFKPALPYLDVDMMDICKENGAYDAKHFLCYYYYGGMIYTGLKNFERALYFYEQAITTPAMAVSHIMLESYKKYILVSLILLGKVQQLPKYTSQIVGRFIKPLSNAYHELAQVYSTNKPSELRNLVNKHSETFTRDNNMGLVKQCLSSLYKKNIQRLTKTFLTLSLQDMASRVQLSGPQEAEKYVLHMIEDGEIFASINQKDGMVCFHDNPEKYNNPAMLHNIDQEMLKCIELDERLKAMDQEITVNPQFVQKSMGSQEDDSGTKPSSYS comes from the exons ATGACCCAGCTTTGTGAACTGATCAATAAAAGCGGAGAACTACTAGCAAAAAATCTTTCCCATCTGGATACAGTGCTTGGTGCCCTGGATGTGCAGGAACACTCGTTAGGCGTTCTTGCTGTCTT gtttGTGAAGTTTTCTATGCCCAGCATCCCTGACTTCGAAACATTATTCTCACAGGTGCAGCTTTTTATCAGCACTTGTAATGGGGAACACATTAGATATGCAACAGACACTT TTGCTGGCCTGTGCCACCAGTTAACAAATGCCCTTGTGGAGAGAAAACAG CCCCTGCGAGGAATTAGCATTCTCAGACAAGCCATAGACAAGATGCAGATGAACACAAACCAGCTGACCTCAATACACGCAGATCTCTGCCAG CTCTGTTTGTTAGCAAAATGCTTTAAACCTGCCCTCCCGTATCTAGATGTGGACATGATGGATATTTGTAAAGAGAATGGGGCATATGATGCGAAGCACTTTTTATGTTACTACTACTATGGTGGGATGATATACACTGGGCTAAAGAACTTTGAAAGAGCACTCTACTTTTATGAACAG GCAATAACTACTCCAGCCATGGCAGTCAGTCATATTATGTTGGAATCATATAAAAAGTATATTCTAGTTTCTTTGATACTACTTGGCAAAGTTCAGCAGCTACCAAAATACACTTCCCAGATAGTTGGTAGATTCATTAAG CCCCTTAGCAATGCTTACCATGAATTAGCGCAAGTTTATTCAACCAATAAACCCTCGGAGCTTCGGAATCTGGTGAACAAACACAGTGAAACATTCACAAGGGATAACAATATGGGGCTGGTTAAGCAATGCTTGTCATCTCTCTACAAAAAGAATATTCAGAGGCTAACCAAG acatttttaacATTGTCATTACAAGACATGGCAAGTCGAGTGCAGTTGTCGGGGCCCCAAGAAGCAGAAAAGTACGTCCTCCACATG ATAGAAGATGGTGAAATCTTTGCAAGTATTAATCAGAAAGATGGTATGGTCTGTTTCCATGATAATCCTGAAAAATATAACAATCCAGCTATGCTTCATAACATTGATCAGGAG atgctgAAATGTATAGAGCTTGATGAACGACTGAAAGCCATGGATCAAGAGATCACTGTGAACCCTCAGTTTGTGCAGAAG AGTATGGGCTCTCAAGAAGATGACTCAGGGACCAAACCATCCAGTTATTCCTGA